A window of the Streptomyces formicae genome harbors these coding sequences:
- a CDS encoding acetate kinase has translation MTPTPTGAVTATRVLVLNSGSSSLKYQLLDMDDSSRLAVGLVERIGEETSRVVHTPLAGGGAARRERTGPIADHGAALKAVAEELAQDGLGVDSPELAAIGHRVVHGGLRFTAPTVVTDEVLAEIERLVPVAPLHNPANITGIRTAQAVRPDLPQVAVFDTAFHTTMPEYAARYAIDVETADAHRIRRYGFHGTSHAYVSRRTAELLGRAPEDVNVIVLHLGNGASASAVAGGRCVDTSMGLTPLEGLVMGTRSGDIDPAVTFHLKRVAGMSEDDVDVLLNKKSGLVGLCGDNDMREIRRRIDEGDEQARLAFEIYIHRLKKYIGAYYAVLGRVDAVVFTAGVGENAAPVREAAIAGLEELGLVVDAELNAVRSDEPRIVSPDYARVAVAVVPTDEELEIAQQTFALVTGAPAEG, from the coding sequence ATGACCCCCACCCCGACCGGCGCCGTCACCGCCACGCGCGTGCTCGTCCTCAACTCCGGCTCCTCCTCGTTGAAGTACCAGCTGCTCGACATGGACGACAGCTCCCGGCTCGCCGTGGGCCTCGTCGAGCGGATCGGCGAGGAGACCTCCCGGGTGGTGCACACCCCGCTGGCGGGCGGCGGCGCCGCACGGCGCGAGCGCACGGGCCCGATCGCGGACCACGGCGCCGCGCTGAAGGCGGTCGCGGAGGAGCTGGCGCAGGACGGCCTCGGCGTCGACTCCCCCGAGCTGGCGGCGATCGGCCACCGGGTGGTGCACGGCGGCCTGCGGTTCACCGCGCCCACCGTCGTCACCGACGAGGTGCTGGCCGAGATCGAGCGCCTGGTGCCGGTGGCCCCGTTGCACAACCCGGCGAACATCACCGGCATCCGCACCGCCCAGGCGGTGCGCCCGGACCTGCCGCAGGTCGCCGTCTTCGACACGGCGTTCCACACGACGATGCCGGAGTACGCGGCGCGGTACGCGATCGACGTGGAGACCGCGGACGCGCACCGCATCCGCCGCTACGGCTTCCACGGCACCTCGCACGCGTACGTCTCGCGCCGGACCGCGGAGCTGCTGGGCAGGGCGCCGGAGGACGTCAACGTCATCGTGCTGCACCTGGGCAACGGCGCCTCGGCGTCCGCGGTGGCCGGCGGCCGGTGCGTGGACACGTCGATGGGGCTGACCCCGCTGGAGGGGCTGGTCATGGGCACCCGCTCCGGCGACATCGACCCGGCGGTCACCTTCCACCTCAAGCGGGTGGCCGGGATGTCCGAGGACGACGTCGACGTCCTGCTCAACAAGAAGAGCGGCCTGGTGGGGCTGTGCGGCGACAACGACATGCGGGAGATCCGGCGGCGGATCGACGAGGGCGACGAGCAGGCGCGGCTCGCCTTCGAGATCTACATCCACCGGCTGAAGAAGTACATCGGTGCCTATTACGCGGTCCTCGGCCGGGTGGACGCGGTCGTGTTCACGGCGGGCGTCGGCGAGAACGCTGCTCCGGTGCGGGAAGCGGCCATCGCGGGTCTGGAGGAACTGGGTCTCGTGGTGGACGCTGAGCTCAACGCCGTACGGTCGGACGAGCCGCGCATCGTTTCTCCGGACTACGCCCGCGTGGCGGTCGCGGTGGTGCCGACGGACGAGGAGCTGGAGATCGCACAGCAGACCTTCGCCCTGGTCACCGGTGCGCCGGCGGAGGGCTGA
- the pta gene encoding phosphate acetyltransferase, with product MTRSVYVTGIDRGDGRQVVELGVMELLTRQVDRVGVFRPLVHDGPDRLFDLLRVRYRLSQDAASVYGMDYHEAAALQAEKGTDELVSRLVDRFHAVARDYDVVLVLGTDFHATQLPDELALNARLANEFGASVIPVVGGKGQTAESVRAETRNAHRAYEVLGCDILAMVVNRVAAEDRAAIAERLAARLPVPCYVVPDEPALAAPTVAQISQALGATVLLGDDSGLARDALDFVFGGAMLPNLLKALTPGCMVVTPGDRADLVVGALAAHSAGTPPIAGLLLTLDERPADAILTLASRLAPGTPVLSVPGGSFPTAAELFALEGKLSAGTPRKAETALGLFERHVDTAGLLARVEVARTGRVTPMMFEHDLLEQARADRRRVVLPEGAEERVLRAADVLLRRDVCELTLLGDTDVIRKKAADLGVDLSAVQLIDPATSELREDFAQLYAGLRAHKGVTVELAHDVVSDVNYFGTLMVEQGLADGMVSGSVHSTAATIRPAFEIIRTKQAARSASGRAAAGDGRAKPGASIVSSVFFMCLADRVLVYGDCAVNPDPDAEQLADIAVQSAATAARFGVEPRIAMLSYSTGTSGSGADVDKVREATKLVRERHPELRIEGPIQYDAAVEPSVAATKLPDSEVAGQATVLIFPDLNTGNNTYKAVQRSAGAVAVGPVLQGLRKPVNDLSRGALVSDIVNTVAITAIQSQAQELPA from the coding sequence GTGACGCGCAGCGTGTACGTGACCGGGATCGACCGCGGAGACGGTCGCCAGGTGGTCGAGCTGGGGGTCATGGAGCTCCTGACCCGCCAGGTGGACCGGGTGGGGGTGTTCCGTCCGCTGGTCCATGACGGGCCCGACCGTCTGTTCGATCTGCTGCGTGTCCGCTACCGGCTCTCGCAGGACGCCGCGTCCGTGTACGGCATGGACTACCACGAGGCCGCCGCGCTCCAGGCCGAGAAGGGTACCGACGAGCTGGTCTCCCGGCTCGTCGACCGCTTCCACGCGGTGGCCCGCGACTACGACGTCGTACTCGTCCTCGGCACGGACTTCCACGCCACCCAACTCCCCGACGAGCTCGCCCTGAACGCCCGGCTGGCCAACGAGTTCGGCGCCTCGGTCATCCCCGTGGTGGGCGGCAAGGGCCAGACCGCCGAGTCCGTACGGGCGGAGACCCGCAACGCCCACCGCGCCTACGAGGTGCTGGGCTGCGACATCCTGGCGATGGTGGTGAACCGGGTGGCCGCCGAGGACCGCGCCGCGATCGCCGAGCGGCTCGCGGCCCGGCTCCCGGTGCCCTGCTACGTCGTGCCGGACGAGCCGGCGCTCGCCGCACCCACGGTCGCCCAGATCTCCCAGGCCCTGGGGGCCACCGTGCTGCTCGGGGACGACTCGGGGCTCGCCAGGGACGCGCTCGACTTCGTCTTCGGCGGTGCGATGCTGCCGAACCTGCTCAAGGCCCTGACCCCCGGCTGCATGGTCGTCACCCCCGGTGACCGGGCCGATCTGGTCGTCGGCGCGCTCGCCGCGCACTCCGCGGGCACCCCGCCCATCGCGGGCCTGCTGCTCACCCTGGACGAACGCCCCGCCGACGCGATCCTCACCCTCGCCTCCCGGCTGGCGCCCGGCACCCCGGTGCTGTCGGTGCCCGGCGGCTCCTTCCCCACCGCGGCCGAACTCTTCGCCCTGGAAGGGAAGTTGAGCGCGGGCACACCGCGCAAGGCGGAGACCGCGCTCGGTCTCTTCGAGCGCCATGTCGACACGGCCGGGCTGCTCGCCCGGGTCGAGGTGGCCCGTACCGGCCGGGTCACGCCGATGATGTTCGAGCACGATCTGCTGGAGCAGGCACGCGCCGACCGCCGCCGCGTCGTGCTGCCCGAGGGCGCCGAGGAGCGCGTGCTGCGCGCCGCCGACGTCCTGCTGCGCCGCGACGTCTGCGAGCTGACGCTGCTCGGCGACACCGACGTGATCCGCAAGAAGGCCGCCGACCTCGGCGTCGACCTCTCCGCCGTGCAGCTGATCGACCCCGCCACCTCCGAGCTCCGCGAGGACTTCGCGCAGCTGTACGCGGGGCTGCGCGCCCACAAGGGCGTGACGGTGGAGCTGGCGCACGACGTCGTCTCGGACGTCAACTACTTCGGCACCCTGATGGTCGAGCAGGGCCTGGCCGACGGCATGGTCTCCGGCTCCGTCCACTCCACGGCCGCGACGATCCGCCCGGCCTTCGAGATCATAAGAACAAAGCAGGCCGCGCGAAGCGCGTCGGGCAGGGCGGCGGCGGGTGACGGGAGGGCGAAGCCCGGAGCGTCGATCGTCTCGTCCGTCTTCTTCATGTGCCTCGCCGACAGGGTGCTGGTGTACGGCGACTGCGCCGTCAACCCGGACCCGGACGCCGAACAGCTCGCCGACATCGCCGTGCAGTCGGCGGCCACGGCCGCCCGCTTCGGCGTCGAGCCGCGGATCGCGATGCTGTCGTACTCGACCGGCACCTCCGGCTCCGGCGCGGACGTCGACAAGGTGCGCGAGGCCACCAAGCTGGTGCGTGAGCGCCACCCCGAGCTGAGGATCGAGGGCCCGATCCAGTACGACGCCGCCGTCGAGCCGTCCGTCGCCGCGACGAAGCTGCCGGACTCCGAGGTGGCGGGCCAGGCGACCGTGCTGATCTTCCCCGACCTCAACACGGGCAACAACACCTACAAGGCCGTGCAGCGCTCGGCCGGCGCAGTGGCCGTCGGACCGGTGCTCCAGGGCCTGCGCAAGCCGGTCAACGACCTCTCGCGCGGCGCGCTGGTCAGCGACATCGTCAACACGGTCGCGATCACCGCGATCCAGTCCCAGGCTCAGGAGCTCCCCGCATGA
- a CDS encoding ATP-dependent 6-phosphofructokinase — MRIGILTAGGDCPGLNAVIRSVVHRALAGHGDEVIGFEDGFKGLLDGHYRRLDLNEVSGILARGGTILGSARLERARLREAAENCEELARRYGLDALIPIGGEGTLTAARMLADAGMPVVGVPKTIDNDISATDRTFGFDTAVTVATEAIDRLKTTAESHQRVMVVEVMGRHAGWIALESGMAGGAHGICLPERPFQVDDLVKMVEERFARGKKFAVICVAEGAHPAEGSMPYEKGEIDQYGHERFQGIGNRLAVELEHRLGKEARPVILGHVQRGGVPTAYDRVLATRFGWHAVEAAHRGEFGMMTALRGTQVTLVPLAEAVTRLKTVPEGRMHEAESVF; from the coding sequence ATGCGCATCGGCATTCTCACCGCAGGCGGCGACTGCCCCGGCCTGAACGCAGTGATCCGGTCGGTCGTGCACCGTGCCCTGGCCGGCCACGGCGACGAAGTCATCGGCTTCGAGGACGGATTCAAGGGGCTGCTCGACGGCCACTACCGCCGGCTCGACCTCAACGAGGTGAGCGGCATCCTCGCCCGCGGCGGTACGATCCTGGGCTCCGCCCGGCTGGAGCGCGCCCGGCTGCGCGAAGCCGCCGAGAACTGCGAGGAGTTGGCCCGCCGCTACGGCCTCGACGCGCTCATCCCCATCGGCGGCGAGGGCACGCTGACCGCCGCCCGGATGCTGGCCGACGCCGGCATGCCCGTGGTGGGCGTGCCGAAGACGATCGACAACGACATCTCCGCCACCGACCGCACCTTCGGTTTCGACACGGCCGTCACCGTCGCCACCGAGGCCATCGACCGTCTCAAGACGACCGCCGAGTCCCATCAGCGCGTCATGGTGGTCGAGGTGATGGGCCGGCACGCGGGCTGGATCGCGCTGGAGTCGGGGATGGCGGGTGGCGCGCACGGCATCTGCCTGCCCGAGCGGCCCTTCCAGGTGGACGACCTGGTGAAGATGGTCGAGGAACGCTTCGCCCGCGGCAAGAAGTTCGCGGTCATCTGCGTCGCCGAGGGCGCGCACCCGGCCGAGGGGTCCATGCCGTACGAGAAGGGCGAGATCGACCAGTACGGCCACGAGCGCTTCCAGGGCATCGGCAACCGGCTCGCCGTCGAGCTCGAACACCGGCTCGGCAAGGAGGCCCGGCCGGTCATTCTCGGCCATGTCCAGCGCGGTGGCGTCCCGACCGCGTACGACCGGGTGCTCGCCACGCGCTTCGGCTGGCACGCGGTGGAGGCGGCGCACCGGGGCGAGTTCGGCATGATGACCGCGCTGCGCGGGACCCAGGTCACGCTGGTCCCGCTGGCGGAGGCCGTCACACGGCTGAAGACCGTGCCCGAGGGCCGGATGCACGAGGCCGAGTCGGTCTTCTGA
- a CDS encoding XRE family transcriptional regulator translates to MPSTPPPPFNAPAARRLREALGMTPGHVAYGLHAQYGIHVAPDIVVAWERGMLAPASHELTALAGVLWCAPADLLGAARSLREHRIARAVGQEELARRVGMDVSAYRTMEDRDRWRGNARQTAALAEALALSPRELLTATGRTEEFAELLRSAVTTRWQAYVRPVAKALAVPKGQVESALQQMHADYQARMVTTSSWGASGGSGQAGKEYLELVVDHFWELAPDQ, encoded by the coding sequence GTGCCCTCCACCCCGCCCCCGCCCTTCAACGCCCCTGCCGCCCGCCGACTGCGCGAGGCGCTGGGGATGACCCCCGGCCATGTCGCCTACGGCCTCCACGCCCAGTACGGAATCCATGTCGCCCCGGACATCGTGGTCGCCTGGGAGCGCGGCATGCTGGCGCCGGCCTCCCACGAGCTCACGGCCCTGGCGGGGGTGCTGTGGTGCGCACCGGCCGATCTGCTGGGCGCGGCCAGGAGCCTGCGCGAGCACCGGATCGCGCGGGCGGTCGGCCAGGAGGAGCTGGCCCGCCGGGTGGGGATGGACGTGTCCGCGTACCGGACGATGGAGGACAGGGACCGCTGGCGCGGCAACGCACGCCAGACCGCCGCGCTCGCCGAGGCGCTCGCGCTCTCCCCGCGCGAGCTGCTCACCGCCACCGGCCGCACCGAGGAGTTCGCCGAGCTGCTGCGCAGCGCGGTGACGACCCGCTGGCAGGCGTACGTCCGCCCGGTCGCGAAGGCACTGGCGGTGCCCAAGGGACAGGTCGAGAGCGCCTTGCAGCAGATGCACGCGGACTACCAGGCACGCATGGTGACGACGTCCAGCTGGGGCGCGTCTGGCGGATCGGGTCAGGCCGGCAAGGAGTATCTGGAGCTGGTGGTGGACCACTTCTGGGAGCTGGCCCCGGACCAGTGA
- a CDS encoding response regulator produces the protein MTAPAGIRVLVVEDDPVAADAHALYVGRVPGFAVAGVAHSRAEAHRVLERTPVDLILLDLYLPDGHGLHLLRALRAAGHSADVIAVTSARDLAIVREGVSLGVVQYVLKPFTFATLRDRLTRYAEFRASVGEASGQDEVDRALATLRTPRPATLPKGLSAPTLEAVTRTLRDSAEGLTAAEAGTAVGISRITARRYLEHLVTEGRADRSPQYGQIGRPELQYRWIPSGR, from the coding sequence ATGACCGCGCCCGCCGGGATCCGTGTGCTCGTCGTCGAGGACGACCCCGTCGCCGCCGACGCGCACGCGCTCTACGTCGGGCGCGTCCCCGGATTCGCGGTCGCGGGCGTCGCGCACTCGCGCGCCGAGGCGCACCGGGTGCTGGAGCGGACGCCCGTCGACCTGATCCTGCTGGACCTGTACCTGCCCGACGGGCACGGACTCCACCTGCTCCGTGCGCTGCGCGCCGCGGGCCACTCCGCCGACGTCATCGCCGTGACCTCCGCCCGCGATCTCGCGATCGTCCGCGAGGGAGTCTCCCTCGGCGTCGTCCAGTACGTCCTGAAGCCCTTCACCTTCGCCACCCTGCGCGACCGCCTCACCCGCTACGCCGAGTTCCGCGCCAGCGTGGGCGAGGCGTCCGGCCAGGACGAGGTGGACCGTGCGCTCGCGACGCTCCGTACGCCCCGGCCCGCCACGCTCCCGAAAGGGCTGAGCGCGCCCACGCTGGAGGCGGTGACCCGTACGCTCCGCGACTCCGCCGAGGGGCTCACGGCGGCCGAGGCGGGGACCGCCGTCGGGATCTCACGGATCACCGCGCGCCGCTATCTGGAACACCTGGTCACCGAGGGCCGGGCGGACCGGAGCCCCCAGTACGGCCAGATCGGCCGCCCGGAGCTGCAGTACCGGTGGATCCCCTCCGGCCGGTGA
- a CDS encoding sensor histidine kinase, which yields MHIPRPRSLAGQLFAMQVVLVAAVVAGFALFSYVTDRSQAEETARRQTVAAATAVADSPSVVAAAGSASPPAELQPYAERVRKHADVDFVVIMAPDGTRWTHPEPGEIGHTYLGHIDQALRGRTVSETYTGTLGPSVRTVAPVRDGGRIVALVSAGITIDKISRQLGEQVTALLGMAGAALALGGAGTYVINARLRRHTHGMNAAELSRMHDYHEATLHAVREGLLMLDGRRRIALINDGARELLGLDADVVGRGVAELGLPPGLTGALLASEPRVDELHLTADRVLVVSTQPVVGGERRGTVVTLRDHTELQSLTGELDSERGFTQALRAQAHEAANRLHTVVSLIELGRADEAVRFATAELELAQALTDRVVTAVAEPVLAALLLGKAAQANESGVELVLAEDSLLDDGVLPPWLPPRDLVTTLGNLIDNAVEASSGTGAGTGGTRPRVVVTVRTDEDELVLRVSDSGPGVGTGDMEAVFERGWSTRGPGRGLGLALVRQAVHRGRGTVEVCQGPDGGAEFTVRLPLRGTDRLPAQGPATETPGAEGPATGDPATKTPGAGGPVAEAPRAKVTP from the coding sequence ATGCACATACCGCGCCCCCGGAGCCTCGCCGGCCAGCTGTTCGCCATGCAGGTGGTGCTGGTCGCCGCGGTCGTGGCCGGGTTCGCGCTCTTCTCGTACGTGACCGACCGGTCGCAGGCCGAGGAGACCGCGCGACGGCAGACGGTGGCCGCCGCGACCGCGGTGGCCGACTCGCCGTCGGTCGTCGCGGCGGCCGGCTCCGCCTCCCCTCCGGCGGAGCTCCAGCCGTACGCCGAGCGGGTGCGCAAGCACGCGGACGTCGACTTCGTGGTGATCATGGCGCCGGACGGGACGCGCTGGACGCATCCGGAGCCGGGCGAGATCGGGCACACCTACCTCGGGCACATCGACCAGGCACTGCGGGGCCGTACGGTCTCCGAGACGTACACGGGAACGCTGGGCCCCTCGGTGCGGACGGTGGCGCCGGTGCGCGACGGTGGCCGGATCGTCGCGCTCGTCAGCGCGGGCATCACCATCGACAAGATCAGCCGTCAGCTCGGCGAGCAGGTCACGGCGCTGCTGGGCATGGCGGGCGCGGCGCTGGCGCTGGGCGGCGCGGGCACGTACGTGATCAACGCACGCCTGCGGCGGCACACGCACGGCATGAACGCGGCCGAGCTGAGCCGGATGCACGACTACCACGAGGCGACGCTGCACGCGGTCCGCGAGGGGCTGCTGATGCTGGACGGCCGTCGGCGCATCGCCCTGATCAACGACGGCGCACGGGAGTTGCTCGGCCTTGACGCGGACGTGGTCGGCCGGGGCGTGGCCGAACTGGGCCTGCCGCCCGGGCTCACGGGCGCCCTGCTGGCGAGCGAGCCGCGCGTCGACGAGCTGCATCTGACGGCTGACCGGGTGCTCGTCGTCTCCACGCAGCCGGTGGTGGGCGGCGAGCGCCGCGGCACGGTCGTGACCCTGCGGGACCACACCGAACTCCAGTCCCTCACGGGCGAGCTCGACTCCGAGCGCGGCTTCACCCAGGCGCTGCGCGCCCAGGCCCACGAGGCCGCCAACCGCCTCCACACCGTGGTCTCCCTGATCGAACTGGGCCGCGCGGACGAGGCCGTGCGGTTCGCCACGGCCGAGCTGGAGCTGGCCCAGGCCCTCACGGACCGGGTCGTCACCGCCGTCGCCGAACCGGTCCTCGCCGCGCTCCTGCTGGGCAAGGCCGCGCAGGCCAACGAGAGCGGCGTGGAGCTCGTGCTCGCGGAGGACAGCCTCCTCGACGACGGCGTCCTGCCGCCGTGGCTGCCGCCGCGCGACCTCGTCACCACCCTCGGCAATCTGATCGACAACGCGGTCGAGGCCTCGTCCGGCACGGGCGCGGGTACGGGCGGCACCAGGCCACGCGTCGTCGTCACCGTCCGTACGGACGAGGACGAACTCGTCCTGCGCGTCAGCGACTCCGGTCCTGGCGTGGGCACCGGCGACATGGAGGCCGTGTTCGAGCGCGGCTGGTCGACCAGGGGGCCCGGGCGAGGGCTGGGGCTGGCGCTCGTACGGCAGGCGGTGCACCGGGGGCGGGGCACGGTGGAGGTGTGCCAAGGCCCGGACGGGGGCGCGGAGTTCACCGTACGGCTGCCGCTGCGGGGCACGGACCGCCTGCCGGCGCAGGGTCCCGCCACCGAAACACCCGGCGCCGAGGGCCCCGCCACCGGGGATCCGGCCACGAAGACGCCCGGTGCCGGGGGTCCCGTCGCGGAGGCGCCCCGTGCGAAGGTGACGCCATGA
- a CDS encoding cation:dicarboxylate symporter family transporter, whose translation MVSAAAPAAGRRDRTHYLYLAVIGAVVLGIIVGFAAPGVAVELKPIGTGFVNLIKMMISPIIFCTIVLGVGSVRKAAKVGAVGGLALGYFLVMSTVALAIGLLVGNILEPGAGLHLTEAAKAAGEKQAAGASESTVDFLLGIIPTTLVSAFTEGEVLQTLVVALLAGFALQAMGTAGEPILRGIGHIQKLVFRILAMIMWAAPVGAFGAIAAVVGETGVDALKSLAVIMIGFYITCALFVVLVLGTLLRLVAGVNLFALLKYLGREFLLILSTSSSESALPRLIAKMEHLGVSKPVVGITVPTGYSFNLDGTAIYLTMGSLFVAEAMGTPLSIGEQISLLIFMIIASKGAAGVTGAGLATLAGGLQSHKPALVDGVGLIVGIDRFMSEARALTNFAGNAVATVLVGTWTKEIDKERAAEVLAGRIPFDERTLVDDHAPAADGAPASVPEQQSEPAKV comes from the coding sequence GTGGTAAGCGCAGCCGCACCCGCAGCCGGAAGGCGGGACCGCACCCACTATCTGTATCTCGCTGTCATCGGTGCCGTCGTCCTCGGCATCATCGTCGGCTTCGCGGCGCCCGGCGTCGCCGTCGAGCTCAAGCCGATCGGCACCGGGTTCGTGAACCTGATCAAGATGATGATTTCGCCGATCATCTTCTGCACGATCGTGCTCGGCGTCGGCTCGGTCCGCAAGGCCGCCAAGGTCGGCGCGGTCGGCGGCCTCGCCCTCGGCTACTTCCTGGTCATGTCGACCGTGGCGCTCGCCATCGGCCTGCTCGTGGGCAACATCCTGGAGCCGGGCGCCGGACTGCACCTCACGGAGGCGGCGAAGGCCGCAGGCGAGAAGCAGGCGGCGGGCGCGAGCGAGAGCACCGTCGACTTCCTCCTCGGGATCATCCCGACGACTCTGGTCTCCGCCTTCACCGAGGGCGAGGTGCTTCAGACGCTGGTCGTGGCGCTGCTCGCGGGCTTCGCGCTCCAGGCGATGGGTACGGCGGGTGAACCGATCCTGCGCGGCATCGGACACATCCAGAAGCTCGTCTTCCGCATCCTCGCGATGATCATGTGGGCCGCGCCGGTGGGTGCCTTCGGCGCGATCGCTGCCGTCGTCGGCGAGACCGGCGTCGACGCCCTGAAGTCGCTCGCCGTGATCATGATCGGCTTCTACATCACCTGTGCGCTCTTCGTCGTCCTGGTGCTGGGCACGCTGCTGCGGCTGGTCGCGGGCGTGAACCTGTTCGCGCTCCTGAAGTACCTGGGCCGGGAGTTCCTGCTGATCCTCTCCACCTCCTCGTCCGAGTCCGCGCTGCCGCGGCTCATCGCGAAGATGGAGCACCTCGGCGTCTCGAAGCCCGTCGTCGGCATCACCGTCCCGACCGGCTACTCCTTCAACCTCGACGGCACCGCGATCTATCTGACGATGGGCTCGCTCTTCGTCGCCGAGGCCATGGGCACGCCGCTCTCGATCGGCGAGCAGATCTCGCTGCTCATCTTCATGATCATCGCCTCGAAGGGTGCGGCCGGCGTCACCGGCGCGGGCCTGGCGACCCTCGCGGGCGGCCTCCAGTCCCACAAGCCCGCGCTCGTCGACGGCGTCGGCCTGATCGTCGGCATCGACCGCTTCATGAGCGAGGCCCGCGCCCTCACCAACTTCGCGGGAAACGCCGTCGCCACGGTCCTCGTCGGCACCTGGACCAAGGAGATCGACAAGGAGCGCGCCGCCGAAGTCCTCGCCGGGCGCATCCCGTTCGACGAGCGGACCCTCGTCGACGACCACGCCCCGGCGGCGGACGGCGCCCCCGCCTCCGTACCGGAGCAGCAGTCGGAGCCCGCGAAGGTCTGA
- a CDS encoding GYD domain-containing protein, protein MPKYLVQASYTAEGVKGLLADGGTGRRTAVENEVKSCGGTLEWMYYAFGEGDLYCVIDMPDHVSMAATALAARASGAVESKAVVLITPEEIDAATKKKVDFRPPGE, encoded by the coding sequence ATGCCGAAATACCTCGTCCAGGCCAGCTACACCGCCGAGGGGGTCAAGGGCCTGCTCGCCGATGGCGGTACCGGCCGCAGGACCGCAGTGGAGAACGAGGTCAAGTCGTGCGGCGGCACCCTCGAATGGATGTACTACGCCTTCGGTGAGGGCGACCTGTACTGCGTCATCGACATGCCCGACCACGTCTCGATGGCCGCCACCGCCCTGGCCGCCCGCGCCAGCGGCGCGGTCGAGTCCAAGGCCGTCGTCCTGATCACCCCCGAGGAGATCGACGCGGCCACCAAGAAGAAGGTCGACTTCCGGCCCCCGGGTGAGTGA
- a CDS encoding metallophosphoesterase family protein encodes MLSRAAVLSDIHGVLPALEAVLDEPDVRSAERIVLTGDIAAGPQPAQVLDLLAELGDRAVWISGNADRELLEQRRGGGGPAASADRITPWAAGELRDGHIALLGRLPRTVTLSVRGLGTVLFCHATPRDDEEVVVVDSRLDRWHEVFGGLDAEVRTVVCGHTHMPFVRLAHGRLVVNPGSVGMPYGRAGAHWALLGPDVALRTTEFDAEAAISRIARESAYPGAAEWADHYLRARATDADALGVFAPRDGRPAATGRGDAG; translated from the coding sequence ATGCTGAGCCGTGCAGCGGTCCTGTCCGACATCCATGGCGTCCTGCCCGCGCTGGAGGCGGTGCTCGACGAGCCCGACGTGCGCAGCGCCGAACGCATCGTGCTCACGGGCGACATCGCCGCCGGCCCGCAGCCGGCCCAGGTGCTCGATCTGCTGGCGGAGCTGGGTGACCGGGCCGTCTGGATCAGCGGCAACGCGGACCGCGAACTCCTCGAACAGCGCCGGGGCGGAGGCGGTCCGGCGGCGTCCGCCGACCGGATCACGCCGTGGGCAGCGGGTGAGCTGCGGGACGGCCACATCGCACTCCTCGGCCGGCTGCCGAGGACGGTCACGCTGTCCGTACGCGGCCTCGGCACGGTGCTGTTCTGCCACGCCACTCCGCGCGACGACGAAGAGGTGGTCGTGGTCGACTCCCGCCTCGACCGCTGGCACGAGGTCTTCGGCGGGCTCGACGCCGAGGTCCGCACGGTCGTCTGCGGTCATACGCACATGCCGTTCGTCCGGCTGGCCCACGGCCGGCTCGTGGTGAACCCCGGCAGCGTCGGAATGCCGTACGGGCGCGCGGGGGCGCACTGGGCGCTGCTCGGCCCGGATGTCGCGCTGCGGACGACGGAGTTCGATGCCGAGGCGGCGATCAGCCGGATCGCCCGGGAGTCCGCGTATCCGGGCGCCGCCGAGTGGGCCGACCACTACCTGCGCGCCCGGGCGACCGACGCGGACGCCCTCGGGGTTTTCGCGCCGAGGGACGGGCGCCCGGCCGCCACGGGCCGCGGCGACGCCGGCTGA
- a CDS encoding DUF1996 domain-containing protein has translation MVVPRLELLITWPVTGGGLSLAGTREGVNVTDAPGYTFHGDFFNAWDQAELERRVRDCIVAGYICGTDGRPIEQ, from the coding sequence GTGGTCGTCCCCCGCCTGGAACTGCTGATCACCTGGCCGGTCACCGGCGGCGGTCTCAGCCTGGCGGGCACCCGCGAGGGGGTGAACGTCACCGACGCACCCGGCTACACCTTCCACGGCGACTTCTTCAACGCCTGGGACCAGGCGGAGCTGGAGCGCCGGGTGCGCGACTGCATCGTCGCGGGCTACATCTGCGGGACGGACGGCCGTCCGATCGAGCAGTAG